Proteins from a single region of Tindallia magadiensis:
- a CDS encoding hybrid sensor histidine kinase/response regulator: MNPRILIVDDEKNSRLTIKASLHGLNYDLFFAENGHQALKDLPHIDPDLVLLDVMMPDMTGYEVCRKIRELSDHQEVPIVFITSLDDKQSLFHGFEAGGDDFITKPFNRIELLVRINGILRLNRFRKLLGERKRFQWLIDRADEGYISTDASFHILYANESAENLLSLPASSSNHPCHLLEITDKYFDRKPLPAWEKFINGSYPNEPLYLIRPETDQHPSLWLEITCISQPEDDHSFYQIKDVTSKVELTMEIKKFHNFVSHKLNTPMNHLLPFLELSLISLQDQNYDDVLEYVHCAKNGALELHQQVQRILQTLGSKNASSNLTLSMNEAKDLMMSVFDTHEIDHSQVTLSLHQDPQCVLPLSSQNFQSLFHEIIWNAVKNHPENSPNIDIQSFCNQETKETIILIRNNGTLLSPHELKSISHFSPYFQGEKYFTGQKEGMGLGLSGVKIMLWNIGGKFKIRNGSDEESVEVTISIPSCQKCQPAIEA, translated from the coding sequence ATGAATCCACGTATTCTTATTGTTGATGATGAAAAAAATTCTCGATTAACCATAAAAGCATCTTTACATGGATTAAATTATGATCTTTTTTTTGCTGAAAATGGTCATCAGGCGCTTAAAGACCTGCCGCACATAGATCCTGACCTAGTTCTTTTAGATGTTATGATGCCGGATATGACCGGATATGAAGTCTGTAGAAAAATTCGTGAACTTTCTGATCATCAAGAAGTACCTATTGTTTTTATCACTTCTCTTGATGACAAACAGTCTTTATTTCATGGTTTCGAAGCTGGTGGAGATGATTTTATTACCAAACCCTTTAATCGCATTGAACTATTAGTGAGAATTAATGGCATTCTTCGCCTAAACCGTTTTCGAAAATTACTAGGAGAACGTAAACGCTTTCAATGGCTCATAGATCGGGCTGATGAAGGTTATATCAGCACCGATGCTTCCTTTCATATTCTTTATGCCAACGAATCGGCTGAAAATCTCTTGTCATTACCAGCCTCTTCTTCCAATCATCCTTGCCATTTACTGGAAATTACGGATAAATACTTTGACCGAAAACCGTTGCCTGCCTGGGAAAAGTTTATAAATGGTTCTTATCCCAATGAACCGCTTTACCTAATTCGGCCTGAAACAGACCAACATCCTTCTCTTTGGCTTGAAATCACTTGTATTTCCCAACCTGAGGATGATCATTCTTTTTATCAGATCAAAGATGTAACGTCTAAGGTTGAGCTAACCATGGAGATAAAAAAGTTTCATAACTTTGTTTCCCATAAACTAAACACACCCATGAATCATTTGCTTCCTTTTCTTGAATTATCCTTGATAAGCCTACAGGATCAAAACTATGACGATGTTTTAGAATATGTTCATTGTGCCAAAAATGGAGCTTTGGAACTTCATCAGCAGGTTCAACGCATTCTTCAAACATTAGGATCAAAAAATGCCAGTTCTAATCTTACTTTATCAATGAACGAAGCGAAAGATCTGATGATGTCAGTCTTTGACACCCATGAAATTGACCACTCTCAAGTAACTCTCTCTTTACATCAAGATCCTCAATGTGTTTTACCTTTATCATCACAAAACTTTCAAAGCCTTTTTCATGAAATCATATGGAATGCTGTTAAAAATCATCCTGAAAATAGTCCGAACATTGATATACAATCCTTTTGTAATCAAGAAACAAAGGAAACTATTATTCTTATCCGAAATAACGGTACTTTACTTAGCCCCCATGAATTAAAATCTATCAGTCATTTTTCACCCTATTTTCAGGGCGAAAAATATTTTACCGGTCAAAAAGAAGGGATGGGGCTTGGTTTAAGCGGTGTCAAAATAATGCTATGGAATATAGGAGGGAAATTTAAGATAAGAAATGGTTCCGATGAAGAAAGTGTTGAAGTTACTATTTCCATCCCTTCCTGTCAAAAATGCCAGCCTGCGATAGAAGCCTGA
- a CDS encoding response regulator transcription factor: MHNPSVLVIEDEEKLRKLVATYLKRENYQVFEAADGVEGINLFEDHPMDLVILDIMMPGYDGWTVCRRIREESQVPVILLTARSEENDKLFGFELGADDYITKPFSVKELMARSKALLKRSGAASEEKQYQIDELRVDTDRHHVEVGGQVIDLTPKEYELLLLFLKNSNQAMERETILNKIWGYDYYGDDRTVDTHVKRLRHKLGDVSQKIRTLRGVGYIFEVTKE, from the coding sequence ATGCATAACCCTTCTGTGCTGGTTATTGAAGATGAAGAAAAACTGCGAAAACTGGTAGCTACCTACTTAAAAAGAGAAAACTATCAGGTTTTTGAAGCTGCTGATGGTGTGGAAGGTATCAACCTATTTGAAGATCATCCTATGGATCTGGTGATTTTAGATATTATGATGCCCGGATACGATGGATGGACGGTTTGTCGACGAATAAGAGAAGAAAGTCAGGTTCCTGTGATTTTATTGACTGCTCGTAGTGAAGAAAATGATAAACTTTTTGGTTTTGAACTGGGAGCCGATGACTACATAACAAAACCCTTTAGTGTCAAAGAACTGATGGCTCGCAGCAAAGCACTGCTAAAACGAAGTGGTGCTGCTTCAGAAGAAAAACAGTATCAGATTGATGAACTGCGGGTAGATACGGATCGACATCATGTTGAAGTAGGGGGACAGGTAATAGACCTGACACCCAAAGAATATGAACTTTTATTGCTTTTTTTGAAAAACAGTAACCAGGCCATGGAGCGGGAAACGATCTTAAACAAAATATGGGGCTATGATTATTATGGAGATGATCGTACCGTAGATACCCATGTCAAACGATTGCGGCATAAACTGGGAGATGTCAGCCAGAAGATCCGCACCCTTCGGGGAGTAGGGTATATTTTTGAGGTGACAAAAGAATGA
- a CDS encoding HAMP domain-containing sensor histidine kinase, giving the protein MNTSIAKRISLLFALFALLILGLVWAAQNFFLEPYYIYQKSGQIDRAETSLKNVIKEKGLGDELQEKMEEMAESLHGRVLLVDEDGRILQQANEETSGRGGRMHHSSSHHSMMRHMETGRTSMHQSQGQSGPQNFLTLTTPIDTYYLFFQVPLQPMEEVLGITAQFNLLLAGLALILALLLSLRFSKSITRPLLQLNHAVQEKATTGFSLPWKKIPADEIGQLGLSFQHLTQELDQTIQALQLELDKEKNLEKLRKQFAARVSHELQTPIALIQGYAEALEDGVAPTEEEAREYVVTIQEESRQMSRMVKELLDLEQLESGVFRVEQNPLDLKELLEETKDRFQLLFQEKNLQVKTTLPKESVIVTGDYQRLEQVMYNLLKNAVNHSYDRGILHLSLEIEKEKAKVTVFNTGDPIPEEKISLIWESFYRGDDSRAGTGLGLAIVKSVLDLHDSPYGVENRENGVAFFFTMKLS; this is encoded by the coding sequence ATGAACACATCCATTGCTAAACGAATAAGTTTATTATTTGCTCTTTTTGCGCTTTTAATTCTGGGACTGGTATGGGCTGCCCAGAATTTTTTCTTGGAGCCATATTACATTTATCAAAAATCCGGACAAATTGATAGAGCAGAAACCTCTTTGAAAAATGTCATTAAAGAAAAAGGATTAGGAGATGAGTTGCAAGAAAAAATGGAGGAAATGGCTGAAAGCCTTCATGGCCGTGTTCTATTGGTGGATGAAGACGGTCGTATTCTTCAACAAGCCAATGAAGAAACTTCCGGCAGAGGCGGACGGATGCATCACTCCTCCTCACATCACTCTATGATGCGTCATATGGAAACAGGCAGGACTTCCATGCATCAAAGCCAAGGTCAAAGTGGTCCACAAAACTTTCTAACCTTAACGACACCCATCGACACTTATTACTTATTTTTTCAAGTACCTTTACAGCCGATGGAAGAAGTCTTAGGAATTACGGCCCAGTTTAATTTGCTGTTGGCTGGTCTGGCACTGATCCTTGCGTTACTCTTATCCTTACGTTTTTCAAAAAGCATTACCAGGCCTTTACTTCAGTTAAATCATGCCGTTCAGGAAAAAGCAACCACCGGTTTTTCTCTGCCCTGGAAAAAAATACCAGCCGATGAAATTGGTCAGTTGGGCTTATCTTTTCAACATTTAACCCAGGAATTAGATCAAACCATTCAAGCCTTACAATTAGAATTAGATAAAGAAAAAAACCTAGAAAAACTTCGAAAACAATTTGCAGCCCGAGTATCTCATGAATTGCAAACCCCTATTGCACTGATTCAAGGATATGCTGAAGCCTTAGAAGATGGAGTAGCACCAACGGAAGAAGAAGCCAGAGAATATGTGGTAACCATCCAAGAAGAAAGCCGTCAGATGAGTCGGATGGTGAAAGAGTTATTGGATCTGGAACAATTGGAATCCGGTGTTTTTCGCGTGGAACAGAATCCTTTGGATCTCAAAGAACTGCTGGAAGAAACAAAAGACCGTTTTCAACTTCTTTTTCAAGAAAAAAACCTTCAGGTAAAAACCACTCTGCCTAAAGAATCAGTAATCGTCACCGGTGATTATCAACGGTTAGAACAAGTGATGTATAATTTATTAAAAAATGCGGTCAATCATAGTTACGACAGAGGCATCCTTCATCTGTCGTTGGAAATAGAGAAAGAAAAGGCGAAGGTAACCGTCTTTAATACCGGAGATCCTATTCCAGAAGAAAAAATATCGCTGATATGGGAAAGTTTTTACCGAGGGGATGACAGTCGAGCAGGTACCGGTTTAGGACTGGCCATTGTTAAAAGCGTGTTAGATCTTCACGATAGTCCTTATGGAGTAGAAAACAGAGAAAATGGGGTGGCTTTTTTCTTCACCATGAAACTTTCTTAA
- a CDS encoding response regulator, whose translation MKILIAEDHHPSSYVLKKFLEAYGECTLVENGMDAVNSFLQSLKEGEGFDLICLDILMPKMDGLKTLQSIRKIQEKMENENQKEPRIIMVTALEETDNIYKAFEDGCDAYLVKPYTKEKLEATLKKLDIFPKESK comes from the coding sequence ATGAAAATATTGATTGCTGAAGATCATCATCCTTCTAGCTATGTGCTGAAAAAATTCCTGGAAGCTTATGGAGAATGTACCCTTGTAGAAAATGGCATGGACGCTGTCAATAGCTTTCTTCAGTCCCTGAAAGAAGGGGAGGGTTTTGATTTAATTTGCCTTGATATTTTAATGCCTAAAATGGATGGATTAAAGACCCTACAATCAATTCGAAAGATACAGGAAAAAATGGAAAATGAAAATCAAAAAGAACCACGAATTATTATGGTAACGGCTTTAGAAGAAACAGATAATATTTATAAAGCTTTTGAAGATGGTTGCGATGCTTATCTTGTAAAACCTTATACGAAAGAAAAGTTGGAAGCAACATTAAAAAAATTAGATATTTTTCCGAAAGAATCTAAGTAA
- a CDS encoding Hpt domain-containing protein — protein sequence MVMVYFEETFEQLDQCEQCLQHLEKGYSEEYVNQFFRYAHSIKGSSDAMGYEEVKDLTHQLEDIWSLIRSKKLSISKDILDISYQAVDIIYQMVENRKNPATEADLVTQLIEKSKILKKEISALETQKATKEPIKQKKDEKEEKDEAEKEEIASKEVIYENKMEEQTLSYPNQYFIQIIMEPENPMPAVTQFLILKSLEENGVIDYAKPSLEKIRNMDEENHDFEMEFILQTGLNRNELHKEIEIGYIKDFVIIDLKEAYQKHVLTLSDKDFFDYFFREISRVIQLINEKQKEALDPSFWKTVEFVIIKIHSKSILLENDFYYDQLKDHLDIIKDLVNMKQKDDIVDPMDHETLFFILQKMFLQLLQEVYRMIKNEIIIRYMEVKEGQNMILTFQNITLEMEPDRYKILLIDISLLSKLREDEMQSLEAIYQKLKDMGISMFLVHDGKKNKRVYTGQRFFTPMQHIIRYQNEKEMIRKILIAWKTGEEEVKEVEKAEEANNENIDC from the coding sequence ATGGTGATGGTTTATTTCGAAGAAACCTTTGAACAATTGGATCAATGTGAACAATGCCTGCAGCATCTGGAAAAAGGATATTCTGAAGAATATGTCAATCAGTTTTTCCGATATGCTCATTCTATTAAAGGATCATCAGACGCTATGGGTTATGAAGAAGTGAAAGACTTGACCCATCAGTTGGAAGATATTTGGAGTTTGATCCGTTCAAAAAAATTATCCATCAGTAAAGATATATTGGATATCTCTTATCAAGCGGTTGATATTATTTATCAAATGGTTGAAAATAGAAAAAATCCGGCCACAGAAGCTGACCTGGTCACTCAGTTAATAGAAAAATCGAAAATCCTTAAAAAAGAAATCAGTGCCCTTGAAACACAAAAGGCGACTAAGGAGCCAATTAAACAAAAAAAGGATGAAAAGGAAGAAAAGGATGAAGCGGAAAAAGAAGAGATAGCTTCTAAAGAGGTCATCTATGAGAATAAGATGGAAGAACAGACGTTATCTTATCCTAACCAATATTTTATCCAGATTATAATGGAGCCAGAAAATCCAATGCCAGCCGTTACACAATTTCTGATATTAAAAAGTTTAGAAGAAAACGGTGTGATTGATTATGCAAAACCATCTTTAGAAAAAATACGGAATATGGACGAAGAGAACCATGACTTTGAGATGGAGTTTATTTTACAGACGGGGCTAAATCGAAACGAGCTTCATAAGGAGATAGAAATAGGTTATATTAAAGATTTTGTCATTATTGATCTAAAAGAAGCCTATCAAAAACATGTTCTCACCTTATCCGATAAAGATTTTTTTGATTATTTCTTTCGTGAAATATCAAGAGTGATTCAGTTGATTAACGAAAAACAAAAGGAAGCCTTGGATCCTTCTTTTTGGAAAACAGTAGAATTTGTGATAATTAAAATCCATTCAAAATCGATTTTATTGGAGAACGATTTCTATTATGATCAGTTAAAAGACCACTTAGATATCATCAAAGATTTGGTAAATATGAAGCAAAAGGATGATATAGTGGATCCTATGGATCATGAAACACTTTTTTTCATTCTTCAAAAAATGTTTTTACAGTTGTTGCAAGAAGTATACCGTATGATAAAAAACGAAATTATCATACGGTATATGGAAGTAAAAGAAGGACAGAATATGATTCTGACCTTCCAGAATATCACCTTAGAAATGGAACCCGACCGCTATAAAATACTGCTGATTGATATCAGCTTGCTATCCAAACTTAGAGAAGACGAAATGCAATCTCTTGAAGCCATATATCAAAAGTTAAAAGATATGGGAATCAGTATGTTTTTGGTGCATGACGGTAAAAAAAATAAGCGAGTATATACCGGTCAACGCTTTTTTACCCCAATGCAACATATTATCCGATACCAGAATGAAAAAGAAATGATACGAAAAATATTAATTGCCTGGAAAACTGGTGAGGAAGAAGTAAAAGAAGTGGAAAAAGCAGAGGAGGCAAATAATGAAAATATTGATTGCTGA
- a CDS encoding UPF0182 family membrane protein, with protein MTKGKKIISIIIAAFIIGTLFFNEIILFITDFQWFQDLGYEKVFLKKIQTQLMLGLPIFFLSGFFYYYYFRFMKNRYEKKIASFHQTVSNKTINRWLLLPAGLMAFITATSIAGQYWWQLLTFRHQVPFEVNDPVFGNDLAWYFFTWPLLREGLGTFIALLFMLVLITAIFFGAMVFLRRPTLVEVSEGENPRTQMLNRFLSFGAGNLVVLGVLFFLTTGARYFVSLYEILYSPQGAVYGASFTDIKVNLPLYRIQMAVSIGAALLLWVGYQKKKKKLMIAAPILLLVVSILGQVLSIGVERFMVEPNVLARETPYIERNIEFTRKAYGLNDVHQIEFDVDYRLTREDLEKNPQTINNIRINDYRPALESYNQLQAIRPYYQFKDVDIDRYTINDEYRQVFLSARELNMDRISDSAKTWLNMHLKYTHGYGAVMSPVNQVTTQGQPELFIRNIPPVSVIDKEITRPEIYFGELTNHYIIVNTDEMEFDYPMGEDNAETRFEGEAGVELKGINRALYALRERNFRIFLSGSISGESRIIFDRNVMDRVTKIAPFLHYDEDPYLIVHEGRLYWMMDAFTLGDKYPYATPYMEGKANYIRNSVKVVVDAYHGTTDFYIAEPEDPVIQTYSNIFPELFQPLEAMPEGLRQHIRYPQELFDIQTVVYERYHMSNPSVFYLDEDLWNIAQERYSGQFQPVESQYMIYSLPEEEEEEFLLSVPYTPNRLNNMVAKLVARSDGEHYGELVLYRMPKDRNIYGPRQIEARIDQNERISQSLTLWGEGGSEVIRGNLLVIPVENSLLYVEPLYIRAANSESPPEVKQVIAAFGDDIVMENTLEEALESLFGAGPPSIPEEDEVPEEALPEDETSDPEEIPAEEPEERPSYDFTDATVQEIIQEANRAFDEAQEASQQGDWAAYGEALERLEEALRRLEN; from the coding sequence ATGACAAAAGGAAAAAAAATCATTAGTATTATCATAGCGGCGTTTATTATTGGAACGCTGTTTTTCAATGAAATTATTCTTTTTATCACTGATTTTCAGTGGTTTCAAGATTTAGGTTATGAAAAAGTGTTTCTTAAAAAGATCCAGACCCAGTTAATGCTGGGCCTACCTATTTTTTTCCTGTCCGGATTTTTTTACTATTACTATTTCCGGTTTATGAAAAATCGCTATGAAAAAAAAATAGCCAGTTTTCATCAAACCGTGTCCAATAAAACCATTAATCGATGGCTTTTATTACCGGCAGGCCTTATGGCGTTTATAACGGCTACCTCCATTGCTGGACAGTATTGGTGGCAATTATTAACCTTTCGACATCAAGTACCTTTTGAAGTAAATGACCCGGTTTTTGGGAATGATCTGGCCTGGTACTTCTTTACATGGCCTTTGCTTAGAGAAGGTTTGGGTACCTTTATTGCCCTTTTGTTTATGCTGGTCCTCATTACAGCGATTTTCTTTGGAGCAATGGTATTTCTCAGAAGACCCACTTTAGTAGAAGTATCTGAAGGAGAAAATCCACGAACTCAAATGCTTAACCGGTTTTTATCCTTTGGTGCCGGCAATTTGGTGGTGCTGGGTGTGTTGTTTTTTTTAACCACGGGAGCACGTTACTTTGTCAGTCTTTACGAAATTCTTTATTCTCCTCAGGGAGCTGTTTATGGTGCCAGCTTTACGGATATTAAGGTAAACCTTCCCTTATACCGGATTCAAATGGCTGTTAGTATTGGCGCAGCCCTTCTTTTATGGGTAGGCTATCAGAAAAAGAAAAAGAAATTAATGATCGCTGCACCTATCTTATTACTAGTGGTTTCTATCTTGGGGCAGGTCCTTTCTATTGGCGTGGAACGGTTTATGGTAGAGCCTAATGTATTAGCCCGTGAAACCCCTTATATAGAAAGAAACATAGAATTTACCCGAAAAGCCTACGGCTTAAATGATGTTCATCAGATTGAATTTGATGTGGATTATAGGTTAACAAGAGAAGACCTGGAAAAAAATCCTCAAACCATTAATAATATCCGTATTAACGATTATCGACCAGCATTGGAAAGCTATAACCAATTACAGGCCATAAGACCTTATTATCAGTTTAAGGATGTTGATATCGACCGGTATACCATTAATGATGAATATCGTCAGGTTTTTCTATCCGCCAGAGAACTAAATATGGATCGTATCAGTGACTCCGCTAAAACCTGGTTAAACATGCACTTAAAATATACCCATGGATATGGGGCGGTGATGTCACCGGTTAATCAGGTAACCACACAAGGACAACCAGAATTATTTATCCGTAACATTCCACCAGTCAGTGTGATTGACAAAGAAATTACCCGGCCGGAAATATATTTTGGAGAATTGACCAACCATTATATTATTGTGAATACGGATGAAATGGAATTTGACTATCCAATGGGTGAAGATAATGCGGAAACCAGATTTGAAGGAGAGGCAGGCGTTGAGTTAAAAGGAATTAATCGGGCCCTGTATGCTCTGAGAGAACGAAATTTCCGTATTTTTCTATCCGGCAGCATTTCTGGAGAAAGCCGTATTATTTTTGACCGAAATGTGATGGATCGAGTGACAAAAATAGCTCCTTTCCTTCATTACGATGAAGATCCTTATCTTATCGTCCATGAAGGAAGACTCTACTGGATGATGGACGCTTTTACTTTAGGCGATAAATACCCATATGCCACCCCTTATATGGAGGGAAAGGCTAATTATATCCGAAACTCGGTGAAAGTAGTAGTTGATGCCTATCATGGCACCACCGACTTTTATATTGCTGAACCGGAAGATCCGGTGATTCAAACCTATAGTAATATTTTTCCGGAACTTTTCCAGCCTTTGGAAGCCATGCCGGAAGGACTTCGACAACATATCCGCTATCCTCAGGAGTTATTTGATATCCAAACCGTAGTGTATGAAAGATATCATATGAGTAATCCTTCTGTGTTTTATTTAGACGAGGATTTGTGGAATATTGCTCAGGAAAGATATTCCGGTCAATTTCAGCCTGTAGAATCCCAGTATATGATCTACTCCCTGCCGGAGGAGGAAGAAGAAGAGTTTTTACTATCCGTACCCTATACACCAAATCGGTTAAACAATATGGTTGCTAAACTGGTAGCTCGAAGTGATGGAGAACATTACGGAGAACTGGTACTATATCGGATGCCAAAAGACCGGAATATATATGGGCCAAGGCAAATAGAAGCCCGTATAGATCAAAACGAAAGAATCTCACAAAGCTTAACCCTTTGGGGAGAAGGAGGTTCAGAAGTAATAAGGGGTAATCTGTTGGTTATTCCTGTTGAAAACAGTTTGTTATACGTAGAACCTCTTTATATTCGAGCGGCAAACTCTGAAAGTCCACCGGAAGTGAAACAAGTAATTGCTGCTTTTGGGGATGATATTGTGATGGAAAACACCTTGGAAGAAGCCTTGGAAAGTCTTTTTGGTGCTGGGCCGCCAAGCATACCAGAGGAAGATGAGGTACCGGAAGAAGCTTTGCCGGAAGATGAAACATCGGATCCGGAAGAAATTCCAGCGGAAGAGCCGGAGGAAAGACCTTCTTATGACTTCACAGATGCTACGGTGCAGGAGATCATTCAAGAAGCCAACCGTGCTTTTGATGAGGCACAGGAAGCATCTCAGCAAGGTGACTGGGCCGCTTACGGAGAAGCCTTGGAACGGTTGGAGGAAGCTCTAAGACGTTTGGAAAACTAG
- the serS gene encoding serine--tRNA ligase, whose product MLDMKRIRNELDSMKAAMNRRGEADIDLDEVVALDEERRKLLQEVEQMKSEQNRVSKEIPKLKKAGEDTTEVMRQMKELSASIKDVDAKVTQVEETLHEKMMRVPNVPHPEVPQGETDEDNVEVKTWGEKPAFDFEHQAHWDVGGNLDILDFERAAKVTGSRFVLYKKAGARLERALINFMLDLHINEHGYEEVLPPFMVNRQSMTGTGQLPKFEEDTFRIPQKDFFLVPTAEVPVTNIYRDEILEEEAMPLYYAAYTPCFRSEAGSAGRDTRGLIRQHQFNKVEMVKFTTPETSYQELESLVANAEKVLQTLQLPYRIVKIATGDLGFTAAFKYDLEVWMPSYDRYVEISSCSNFEDFQARRANIRYRPKDGGKVSFVHTLNGSGLAVGRTLAAILENFQQADGSVLIPEALRSYMGGMEKIEK is encoded by the coding sequence ATGTTAGATATGAAACGAATTAGAAATGAACTGGATAGCATGAAAGCAGCTATGAATCGGCGGGGAGAAGCCGATATCGACTTGGACGAAGTAGTAGCCTTAGATGAAGAACGCCGAAAATTGCTTCAAGAAGTAGAACAAATGAAAAGTGAACAAAACCGAGTATCAAAAGAAATTCCAAAACTAAAAAAAGCCGGAGAAGATACAACAGAAGTCATGAGGCAAATGAAAGAACTATCAGCTAGTATAAAAGACGTGGACGCAAAGGTAACACAAGTGGAAGAAACCTTACATGAAAAAATGATGCGTGTTCCTAATGTTCCTCATCCGGAAGTGCCGCAAGGTGAAACAGATGAAGATAATGTGGAAGTAAAAACCTGGGGAGAAAAACCAGCCTTTGATTTTGAACATCAGGCTCATTGGGATGTTGGTGGCAATTTGGATATTTTAGATTTTGAAAGGGCGGCCAAGGTAACCGGTTCCCGTTTTGTTCTCTATAAAAAAGCTGGTGCTAGGCTGGAACGGGCTCTTATTAACTTTATGCTGGACCTTCATATTAATGAACATGGGTATGAAGAAGTGTTGCCACCTTTTATGGTCAACCGTCAAAGCATGACCGGTACCGGACAATTACCTAAATTTGAAGAAGATACTTTTCGGATTCCTCAAAAAGACTTCTTTCTTGTTCCCACAGCCGAAGTGCCTGTTACCAATATTTATCGAGATGAAATTCTAGAAGAAGAAGCCATGCCTCTATATTATGCCGCCTATACCCCTTGTTTTCGTTCTGAAGCCGGATCAGCCGGTCGGGACACAAGAGGTCTGATCCGTCAGCATCAATTTAATAAAGTAGAGATGGTAAAATTCACTACCCCGGAAACGTCCTATCAAGAATTAGAAAGCTTAGTGGCAAATGCAGAAAAAGTATTACAAACCCTTCAGCTTCCCTATCGGATTGTAAAAATCGCTACGGGAGATCTGGGATTTACAGCTGCTTTTAAGTATGACCTGGAAGTATGGATGCCAAGTTATGACCGTTATGTAGAAATATCTTCCTGCAGCAATTTCGAAGATTTTCAGGCCAGAAGAGCCAATATTCGTTACCGGCCCAAAGACGGTGGAAAGGTAAGCTTTGTCCATACCCTAAATGGATCTGGACTAGCTGTAGGCCGAACCTTAGCCGCTATTCTGGAAAACTTCCAGCAAGCGGATGGTTCTGTTTTAATACCAGAAGCCCTCAGAAGTTATATGGGTGGTATGGAAAAAATAGAAAAATAA